From Saccharibacillus brassicae:
GAGAAAGTTGATCCCGCCGTCCAGCGCCGCATGGATGACGCGGATCGACGTCTCTTCGTCGGCGCGCTTGCCGAACGCGTTGGTGCCGAGCCCGAGTTCCGAGACGTACAGACCGCTGCGGCCGAGCCGATTCAGCTTCATGCTTCCACCTCCGCTCGGGGATGCAAGATCAGGTAGACGTCGATCTCGTCTTCGCTTTCGGTCTCGAAGCCGAAACGTTCGTACAGGCGGCGGGCCGCGCTGCCCTGCAGCACGTTAAGCCGCACCGGCAGGCGCCGATCCCGCTCTTCGCCCAGAACGGCATGCAGCACCCGCGTGCCGAGACCGCTGCCGCGGCTGCCGCCCCGCAGATAGAAATGCTCCAGCCAGTAGCCCTCCGGCTCCGGCCGCAGAGCCACGCAGCCGGCAAATTCGCCGCCTTGTTCCACGATCTTCGTATGCTCCGGCACGAACGAACGGCGGAATCTCTCGCGTACGCCCTGCTCGTCATAGCGGCCCAGCCGCGTCAACGATTCATGCAGCGCTTCCGCGCGCAGTTCGGCCAACCGCTCCACGTCCGAAGCGTGGGCCGGCGTTAACTTCATTCCGTTCATCGGGCCTGCCTCCTTCTCTCGTCGATTCGCGGCAAGCGGCAGGCGTTCAGCCCGCCGCCGTCCAGTGGTCCGGGCGCTCAAGGCCCGGCGGCAGGGTCGTCGACGCGTCCCCCCGGGCCGCGTTCAACTGGACCTGCGTCAGGAACAGGGCGCCGGTCAGGTCGGCGCCCCGCAGATCGGCGTCGCGGAAATCCGCGCCGATCAGGTCCGCTTCGCGCAGGTCCGCGCCGCTGAGGTTCGCGGCGATCAGGTAGGCGCCTCGCAGATTCGCGGCGCGCAGGTCCTCGCCGCGCAGATCGGCGCCCACGAGGTCCGCGCCGCGGCCGATAGCCGGCCTGCGGCCCCGGCGGCCGGCCTTGCCCCCGCGCGGGTGCTGCCGCCCGCGCGCCGGCTCTTCGCCGCGCGCAGCCTTGCGGCGCAGCGCTTCGGCCCGAACGAGCTCGCTGCCTTCGAGCAGCAGCCCGTTCACTTCCGCGCGCTGCGCGGAGACGCTCAGCTTCAGGAGAGCGTCGGGTTCAAGCTGCGTGAGGCGCTCGATCTCCGCGAGCGCCTCGCCCAGCTGCGGATGGAGCTTCGAGGCCGCGGAGCGGCCGAGCAGCTCGGTCAGGTACAGCATCAGCTCGTGCAGCTGCCAGACGATCGGCAGCACTTCGAACATGGCGCGCGCCGTCTCCGGCCGCTCGCGCCAATTCACGCCGCCGAACGTCTGCTGCGACACTTTCTGGCCCGCGCCGAAGCAGTCGTAGACGGTGCAGCCGCGAAATCCGCTGCCGCGCAGCTTCGTATGAATGCCGCAGCGAAAATCGTCGCGCAGGTTGCGGCAGGGCTCGCCGGCCGCTTTGTCGATCGCAAAATCGACCGAGGCCGCAAAAGGCAGCGCCGCGCAGCACAAGCCGAAGCAGTTCTCGCAGTCGCCTCTGAAGCGTGCGCGGTAAGCCCCCGGTTCAGGCAGCGGATCGTCGAATTTCTGTGTCATCGTTGTCAGTCCTCCGAATGCTTTTTTAGGCTTTGCGCACGAACTCCGACTTCAGCTTCATCGCGCCGAAGCCGTCGATCTTGCAGTCGATATCGTGATCGCCGTCGACCAGCCGGATATTTTTGACTTTGGTGCCGATCTTGAGGGTGGACGAACTTCCTTTGACCTTGAGGTCTTTGATCACGGTGACGGAATCGCCGTCGCGCAGTTCGTTGCCGTTGGCGTCGCGCACTTTCTTCTCCGCTTCCGCGCCGCTCGGCGCTTCCGCTCCCGGCGTCCATTCGTGCGCGCATTCCGGACAGACGAGCAGATTGCCGTCCTCGTACGTGTATGCGGAATTGCAGGCCGGGCAGTTGGGCAGTTCATTCATCGGTTTTATTCCTCTTTTCTCTCGCGTTCGTTCTCTTCTCTTCATGGTGCCACAGGCGGCCGCTTCTCCACAACCCGCAAAACCGAACATTCGGCGACACCCGGATCGGCTTCGGGGCGAAGGACGGCCCAAGCTTTCTTCTAATCGGCTTCCGTCAGCGCTTTGGCCGCCTCATACAAGATTTCGACCGCACGCGCGATATCCGCCGCATCCGACCATTCTTCCGGGCAGTGGCTGAGTCCGCCGCGGCTCGGCACGAACAGCATGCCCACGTCGGTGTAATCGGAAAAGATCATCGCGTCATGTCCCGCCCCGCTGTTGAGCGCGCGATAAGGGATGCCGAGCGATTCACTGCCTTTTTCCAGCAGCTCCCGCACTTTGCCGCTCATGCGCTTGGGCTGGATATACAGCTGGCGCTCGATATCGACCTCGATCCCGCCGCCCGCCACCGAACGCGCCAGCGCTTCCGCTTTTTCAAGCATGCCCAGCACGTCTTCTTCGCGTCCCGCGCGCAGGTCGGCCGTGAACACGACCCGATTGGGAATAACGTTCGCCCCGTTTGGAAAAACGTTCAGCCGACCGATCGTCGCGACTGTCCCGCCGCCCTGCTCCAGCGCGAGTTCCGGCAGCCGGGCCACGATCTTCGCAGCGGCGACCAGCGCGTCGGCGCGGCGTTCCATCGGCATCGTACCGGCATGGCCGGCACTGCCGCGCACCGTGACCTGAATCTGCGTCAGGCCGACGATCGCTTCGACGATGCCGATCGGAAGACCTTCTTCTTCCAGGATCGGCCCCTGCTCGATATGCAGCTCAAGGAACGCTTTGAGGCTCTGCGCGTCCCGCTTGCCCGGCAGCTCCGGGTCCAGTCCGATTGCCTGCATCGCTTCGATCGTCGTGATGCCGTCCTTGTCTTTCGTATTGGCGAACTCCTCGCGCGAGATGGCGCCGAGCATGGCGCGCGAACCGAGCAGCCCTCCGATGAACCGGCCGCCTTCCTCTTCGATCATCGCGATCGCTTCAAGCGGATATTTGGGCGTCAGCCCGTTTTCCCGGAACAGCCGCGCGACTTCGAGCCCCGCGATCACGCCCGCCGGACCGTCGTACGAACCCCCATTGGGCACCGAATCGAAATGCGATCCGATCAGCACGCTCGGCGCGCCTTCGATCGTTCCTTCTTGTTTGCCGAAAATATTGCCGAACCCGTCTTCCCGCACCTGAAGCCCGTATTCGGCCATCACCTGCTTGATATACGTCCGCGCCTGCCGGTCCTGCTCGCTGTAAGTCAGGCGCGTCGTGCCGCGGCCCGGCGTGGACGTAAATGCGCCGATCGCTTCGATATGGCGCTCGATGCGCAGCTTCAGATCGTCCGCGGGCCTTTTCTGCTCGCTCATTACCGCTCTCTCCTTCGGCCCTTGGGCAGGGTGATACCCGGGCATTTTATGAACTCCGTTCATTATAACCGATCTTTTGTCCGTTCTCTTCGACGTCTTGGCGAAGCCTTGGACAGCCATACCTGGCGTCTTGCCGAAATATCGCGCTTCCGCGTCTCCAAAAATGGAGACGATCGCCCGTTTTCTGGGTAAAGAAAAAGTGCAAGCCTATTCCATATCAGAACGGGGGAGCTGCTTCGTGAAGCAGGCCATGATTATAATGAATCCGTCTTCAGGCAAAGAGAAGGCGCTTGAATACGTACGCAAAGTCGAAGACGCGCTGCGCGAAGAAATCGGCTATGACGTCGTCATCAAAGAAACGACGCAGGAGCTGGATGCTACCAAATTCTGCGTATCCGCCTGCCAGGACAAGTTCGACCTCGTCGTCTCCGTCGGCGGGGACGGCACGCTGCACGAGACGATCAACGGGCTGCTCGATCAGCCGCATCGTCCGAAGCTCGGCGTCATTCCGCTCGGCACCGTGAACGATTTTGCCCGGGCGCTCCATATTCCGCTCGATCCCGACCAGGCTATCCGTACGTTAAGCTCGACGCGGCTGCGCCAGGTCGATATGGCCCGGATCAACGACCAGCTGTTCGCGAACGTGGTCGCGGCCGGATCGCTTGCCGACGCGCTGTCGTCCGTCACGTCCGAAGAGAAGTCGAAGCTCGGCGCGTTCGCTTACTTCAAGCAGGGCGCCAAAGAGCTGCTCGGCAATTCGGTCTCGCCGCTGCGGATCACGCACGACGGCGGAACGTGGGAAGGCGACGCGCCGATCTTCATCGCCGCGCTGACCAACTCGGTCGGCGGCTTCGAGAATCTGGCGCCGGACGCTTCCGTCGACGACGGACTGCTGCACTGCTTCATTCTGCACGATCTGAACATCTTCAACACGCTGACAGCGGGCGTCTCGCTGCTGCTCGGCAATCTCAAAGCGCATAAGGACGTGGAATACTTCACGACCAAACGCGTCAGCGTCTCCTCCACGGAGCCGGTCAAGACGAACGTCGACGGCGAACCCGGACCGGCGCTGCCGATCGAGATGCACATCCTGCCTTCGCATGTTCAGGTCATCGTGCCGGAAGACGCGGAGATCGCTTGATTCTATCCGCCTACCACGGACAGACGCAAGTCGGCGAACGTATTCGATATGCAAAAAGATGCAAAAAGGCGCCCGTCAGGGTCGCCTTTTTTTGTTTTTCGGCGATATGCCCTTGAGTACCGGACCTCCCGGTCAGCGTTCGACGGTTCCCTGTCTCCGCTCTGGCCGCCCTTCCGGAGTGGCCGTTCGGACAGGCACTCGCCGCGCAGGATGCAGGCAGTCAGCGGTGTACCAACTCTCCGCCGCGCGCCTGCATCAGCCGCTCCAGCTCCAGCCATTCCTGCGTGCCCGACTGCGCCTGGCTGCCGGACAACCGCACCCATTTGAGCGCCGGAAGTTCAAGCAGCAGCCCCGGATCGGCAAAAGACGTTTTGGACAGATCAAGCCGTTCCAGCCCGATCAGCGTCGGCAGAAAGTCCCACGTCCTGGGCTTGAGCATCGTGACGTCGAGGTTGTTCAACCGGCTCATGCCGGCGAGCGGACGCAGGTCTTTGACCTTCGTGCCCCAGATCCACAAATGTTCAAGCTTCGGAAACTGCTCGCGAATGCCTTCGATCGACGCCAGCTTCGACTTCTCCACGTAGAGCGTATGCAGCGCCGGGCAGATGCCCATCTCCCGCAAACTGACGACTCCCGAACCCCGCAGCCTCAGCTCCTCGATAGCCGGATGCGCATGGAACCCGCCAAGATCCGCAGCCATG
This genomic window contains:
- a CDS encoding diacylglycerol/lipid kinase family protein — protein: MKQAMIIMNPSSGKEKALEYVRKVEDALREEIGYDVVIKETTQELDATKFCVSACQDKFDLVVSVGGDGTLHETINGLLDQPHRPKLGVIPLGTVNDFARALHIPLDPDQAIRTLSSTRLRQVDMARINDQLFANVVAAGSLADALSSVTSEEKSKLGAFAYFKQGAKELLGNSVSPLRITHDGGTWEGDAPIFIAALTNSVGGFENLAPDASVDDGLLHCFILHDLNIFNTLTAGVSLLLGNLKAHKDVEYFTTKRVSVSSTEPVKTNVDGEPGPALPIEMHILPSHVQVIVPEDAEIA
- a CDS encoding zinc ribbon domain-containing protein YjdM, which translates into the protein MNELPNCPACNSAYTYEDGNLLVCPECAHEWTPGAEAPSGAEAEKKVRDANGNELRDGDSVTVIKDLKVKGSSSTLKIGTKVKNIRLVDGDHDIDCKIDGFGAMKLKSEFVRKA
- a CDS encoding GNAT family N-acetyltransferase; protein product: MNGMKLTPAHASDVERLAELRAEALHESLTRLGRYDEQGVRERFRRSFVPEHTKIVEQGGEFAGCVALRPEPEGYWLEHFYLRGGSRGSGLGTRVLHAVLGEERDRRLPVRLNVLQGSAARRLYERFGFETESEDEIDVYLILHPRAEVEA
- a CDS encoding pentapeptide repeat-containing protein; this encodes MTQKFDDPLPEPGAYRARFRGDCENCFGLCCAALPFAASVDFAIDKAAGEPCRNLRDDFRCGIHTKLRGSGFRGCTVYDCFGAGQKVSQQTFGGVNWRERPETARAMFEVLPIVWQLHELMLYLTELLGRSAASKLHPQLGEALAEIERLTQLEPDALLKLSVSAQRAEVNGLLLEGSELVRAEALRRKAARGEEPARGRQHPRGGKAGRRGRRPAIGRGADLVGADLRGEDLRAANLRGAYLIAANLSGADLREADLIGADFRDADLRGADLTGALFLTQVQLNAARGDASTTLPPGLERPDHWTAAG
- a CDS encoding Zn-dependent hydrolase, which encodes MSEQKRPADDLKLRIERHIEAIGAFTSTPGRGTTRLTYSEQDRQARTYIKQVMAEYGLQVREDGFGNIFGKQEGTIEGAPSVLIGSHFDSVPNGGSYDGPAGVIAGLEVARLFRENGLTPKYPLEAIAMIEEEGGRFIGGLLGSRAMLGAISREEFANTKDKDGITTIEAMQAIGLDPELPGKRDAQSLKAFLELHIEQGPILEEEGLPIGIVEAIVGLTQIQVTVRGSAGHAGTMPMERRADALVAAAKIVARLPELALEQGGGTVATIGRLNVFPNGANVIPNRVVFTADLRAGREEDVLGMLEKAEALARSVAGGGIEVDIERQLYIQPKRMSGKVRELLEKGSESLGIPYRALNSGAGHDAMIFSDYTDVGMLFVPSRGGLSHCPEEWSDAADIARAVEILYEAAKALTEAD